From the genome of Pirellulaceae bacterium:
AACGTACGCCATGTTGTCCGAGCTGAACATCAAGCCACGAACGCAGTACATGGCGCGTGTCCGCAATACGCATCCGCGACTAAAGGCCTCGTACCAACTCAAAGAAGCACACCATGGCGATCATGGCCATGGCGCTCACGACCATGCTGGAGATCACGGCGATCATCAGCAGGACCACGATCATTAGCAATCAGCACAGTGTTAACGTTAACTAGCAAGTGTTAACTAACAAGTTCCCAATTTGAACTGAACCGATACAGCTCATGGCCAGCATAACCACTGCGAATATCGACAATACGATTGACACACCGGGCCGGCGGACACCGCTGATTACCGGCGGACACAATTACGCTGCCATTACGCGGATGATTTCGCGGATTAGCGAAGAGCCGCAGCCGATCCTGTGGTGGCTGTGCATGGCGGTTTCCTTTCCGCTGATGCTGCTATTCGTAGCGTTGATTGGTCACCTGCTGTTGACCGGTGTCGGCGTGTGGGGCAACATGTCTCCCGTGTTTTGGGGCTGGCCCATTATCAACTTCGTATTCTGGGTGGGTATTGGACACGCCGGAACGTTGATTTCCGCCATTTTGTTTCTGTTTCGTCAAAATTGGCGAACCAGCATCAACCGCTCGGCGGAAGCCATGACGATCTTTGCGGTGATTTGCGCCGGAACGTTTCCGGGTATTCACGTCGGTCGAGCCTGGTTGGCCTTTTGGCTGACGCCCTATCCCAGTTTGAATTTGTGGATGTGGCCTCAATTCCGCAGCCCGTTATTGTGGGACGTATTTGCGGTGGGCACGTATGCCTCGGTATCGTTGGTCTTCTGGTACATGGGGATGATTCCCGACTTGGCAACCTTCCGCGATCGCTCGCGGAACAAGTGGCGCAGGATGATCTACGGCATTCTCAGTCTAGGATGGAGCGGTTCGTCGCGTCACTGGCTCCGGTACGAAAAGGCTTACGCCATCTTGGCCGCGTTGGCCACGCCGCTGGTATTGTCGGTTCACTCGGTGGTGAGCTTTGACTTTGCCGTTTCACAACTGCCTGGTTGGCACACTACGATTTTCCCACCCTACTTCGTGGCCGGGGCTATTTTCAGCGGTTTCGGCATGGTGCTGACGCTGTTGATTCCGATGCGTTCGATCTACGGACTGAAGGATGTGATCACCCCGCGTCACTTGGAGAACATGTGCAAGATCATTTTAGCGACCGGTTCGATGGTCGGCTTGGCGTATACCACCGAGTTCTTTATTGCCTGGTATGGTCAGAACAAGTACGAATTGTTCACGTTCGTCAATCGCGCGTTTGGACCGTATGCCTGGGCTTATTGGACCATGTTCCTGTGCAACGTGATTTCACCTCAGTTGTTCTGGTTCCGAGCCTTCCGCACCAACACGCTATTGATGTGGATTGTGACAATCTTTGTGAACATCGGCATGTGGTTCGAGCGATTTGTGATTGTGGTAACGTCGCTCAGCCGCGACTTCCTGCCTTCCAGTTGGGGTTATTTCTCTCCGACGTGGGTCGATATCGGTATGTTGGTGGGTAGTTTTGGCTTGTTCTTTACGCTGTTCCTGCTGTTTTGCAGATTTTTGCCGGTGGTGGCCATTAGCGAAGTCAAAGGCGTGATCAGCCAACATGCACACGCCGAGCATCACTTGGCCGGCGGGCACGATCACCACTAGTACGTGGTCAAGTTGTTCATTCATTGCATTCCATAGTACGCCGATCAACAAACACTGAAGTTTACAAGATCCCAGGTTGCCAAATATGAGCGATCATAAGCCACAAAAAACTGTCAAACCGCCACGAGCCTTCGGGTGGATGGCCGAGTATGACGACGAAAATAAGATGCTGGAGGCGGCTCGCAAGGTGCGGGATGCTGGCTATACACGAACCGACGTATTTGCACCATTTCCGGTTCACGGTATCGACGAAGCGTTAGGCATCAAGCCGACCATTCTGCCGTGGTTCAGTCTGATTGCCGGTGCCACGGGTACCGGAGTGGCGCTGCTGATGCAGTGCTGGATGAACGCAGTGGATTATCCCTACATTATTTCCGGTAAGCCATTTATCAGCCTGCCCGCCTTCATACCGGTGACCTTTGAGTTGACCGTGCTATTTGCGGCGTTCACCACCGTCTTTGCAATGCTGGCGCTCAATGGCTTGCCGCGATTATCCAATCCGGTGTTTACCAATCCCAAGTTTGACCGCGCAACGGACGATCGCTTTTTCTTGTGGGTTGATGCTCGCGATAAGTATTTTAACAGCGACAGCGTCAAATCGCTGTTGCAGGCCACTGGGCCACTGGGCGTGGAAGAAGTCCGCGAAGACGACAGTTCCACCGAGATACCCAAAGGCCTGTACGGTATCATCGGTACGCTGATCCTGTTGACGATCATTCCGTTGACTGTGGTGTGGAACATTCGTTCGGTCCGTAGCGGCAGCCCCCGCTGGCACGTCTTTTTCGACATGGATTTTCAGCCCTTTCGCAAGGCTCAAAAGGAAACGACTCAGTTCGCTGACGGTCGTACCGAGCGACCGCCGGTTCCAGGAACAGTGGCGCGTGGTACTCAGTCAGGGGATGATCCCTATTTTCTAGGATATACCCCGGCCAATGACACGGCAGCTATTATGCCTTCGGTGAGCGGTATTCGGTTGGTAAGTGCGCAAGAGGAGTCGCCGGCGGCAGACAGTGCTCCTGCTAACACAGACGCGGAACCGGCAGACTCCGATGGTCAACCCGCTGCTGAATCGTCATCTGCAGCGGCACCAGAACCTGCCCAGTCCACCGCCCAACCACCTTCAACAGACCAATCTACTGGAGAGCTAGTGGCTGAGGATCCATCAGCCGGTAAATCCGAGGCTAGCCAGCAAGCGGCTGGTGGAACGGTGGCGACTGGTGCCGAACCGGATTACGCATGGTTGAGCAGCTTGCCTGAGCAGGTTCAGGCTGACGACCGGTTATTTGAATTAGGTCAGCGCAAGTTCAATCAAGTGTGTGCCGTCTGTCATGGCTATGCCGGCTATGGCAATGGCTTGGTCACGCAGCGCGCCGAGTCGATTGGCGCTACCTATTGGTTGCAACCCACCAGCGTACATGACCCGCGAGTTCAGCAACAACCGCTGGGCCGCGTTTACTACACGATCACGCACGGTAAAGGCAAGATGGCCGGATATAGCTCGTCGCTGAATGTTCAAGAGCGCTGGGCGGTGGCCGTATATGTCAAGTCGCTGCAGCGTAGCCAGAACGCGCAATCCGGCGATGTCCCCCCAGACACTGCTGGTCAGTAACGATGGGATAGCCCAAAGCGTGTATTAGAAACACAGTCCAAGCAATTAACCGTAGATGACTAGGTCGCAAGATGGCATCACATTCGATTCCTAACGATAACCTGACTCTGCCAGCCGATTGGCGTAGCAAGGCACCGGCCCTGAGTGCTGTGGGCGCAGTGCTGGTGTTGCTGAGCGTGTTTCTGTTCGTGACGATCTCCGACGGGGGATTGAAGGGATTTTTCCATTCTTACCTGACCAATTACATGTATTGCCTGACGTTTTGCCTGGCAGCTCTGTTCTTTGTGATGGTTCAACATTTGGTTCGCGCCGGATGGAGCGCAGCGGTCCGCCGCATTGCGGAGCTATACGCAGCTACCATTCCGTTGTGGGCACTGCTGTTCATCCCCATTCTGGCGACGGTGCTCATGGGTAGTGAATCGCTGTATTCCTGGAATAGAGGTGCGGGCCAGGGGCTGCCTGAGATTGTTGAGAACAAGTTGGCGTTCCTCAATTCCAAGTTTTTTGCGGTGCGGACGCTGGTGTACTTCCTAGTCTTTATCGCTGCGGCCCGGCTGTTTTTTGGTTCCAGTCGTCGTCAAGATGAGACCGGCGATGCAGGGATCACGTTAAGGCTTCAGAAGCTGGCGGCTCCAGGCATCATGCTGTTTTCACTGTCACTGAATTTTGCGGCCTTCGACTGGATGATGTCTACCGATCCAGCCTGGTTCAGCACGATCTATGGTGTCTACATTTTTGCGGCCGGCATGTTCAGCTTCTTTGCTGTGATGATTTTGACCTGTTATCTGTTGCAGCAGCGGGGTCGTGCCGAGCGGATCATTCGCATTGAGCACTATCATGATCTGGCTAAGTTCCAGTTTGGCTTCATCGTCTTTTGGTCGTACATCGCTTTTTCACAGTTCATGCTGTACTGGTACGGCAATATTCCGGAAGAGACTTTGTGGTACAGCCACCGCATGTCCGGGGGGTGGGAGTATGTCGGGCTGTTGCTGCTGGCGTTCCACTTCATCGTCCCCTTCCTGGCGTTCCTGCGGCGACGTCATCGCCGCTGGCCAGCTTGGTTGGCCGGCTGGGCTTGCCTGTTGCTGGTGGTGCATTGGTTGGATATGACATTTTTGATTATGCCCAACGTTGGCGCGCCGTCGCTGAGCATGATGATTGCGCACCTGGCAGGTTGGGCCGGTATGGTTTTGATTTTCGTAGGCTTGTTTTTATGGCGAGTCGGTGACACGCCGGTTGTGGCTGTCAATGACCCGTGGCTACCCGATTCGCTGGCGTACCAGAATTTGCCGTAACTTTTGGGCAGGCAGAAAAATTGGCTTAGAGACGCTATCACGCAAAGAATAGACAATGGCACGATACGACGATTTAGATACCAAGACGATCGCCATGAGCGCGGTATTGAGTTCCGTGATACTCGTGATTTTGTTGTTGGCTGGACGAGCACTATCGTATGCCTGGCAGCATTCGTACGAAGAGCAGGTGTCTGCCGGCGCGCGATACACCGCCGCTGAAAATGAGATCGCCGCCCAAAAGTCGAAGCTGAACGAAACTGGCCAGGTGCAAGTTGCAGGAGAAGAGGGCCAGCCACCCACGACCCGGCAGGTTGTCCCCGTCGATCGCGCCTACCAATTGCTACGTACCGAATTTGGGTCCAAGCCTAGTACCTAAACTGTGGCGGCCACTGTAGGAACCGTTTAAGCGAACTAATGTTGAGTCAACATCCAATGTCCCCCACGATTCGTACCACAACCGTGCGCTGCCTCGGCCGAGCTGTCGGCGTGGTGGTCGCTCTTCAGGTTAATGCCTGGTGCGGGATCGCCTTTGGACAGTCGATGCAGGATCAATCACCGCTTGGAGATGATTTGCCGGCCAACGCGGCCAATATCAAAGTGGAAGATCGCGTGGGCGATTTTCTGCCCCTGGAGCTGAGCTTCCGTGATGATCAGGGGCGCGCAGTTCGCTTGAGCCATTTCTTCGACAACGGCAAGCCCGTCGTGCTAACATTGAACTATAGCGATTGTCCAGGCTTGTGCATGGCACAACTGGAAAACATGGTCGAGACCCTGCGCACCAGCGATGCTGCCGGACTGGGAACCGATTATCAGATGATCAGCGTGAGCATCGATCCCCGTGAGGACTATCACAAGGCGGCCCGTACCAAAGCCAAATACACTGGACTGTTGCCTGGAACTCGGGCGGACGCAGGCTGGCATTTCTTGGTTGGCAATCAACCGGAAATCACTAGCTTGGCCAAAGCGCTGGGATATTATTACACCTACGATGCCGCCAACGATCGCTTTAACCACCCAGCAGTCACCTATTTTGTCAGTTCGCAAGGCAGAATCTGCCGCTATTTGGTGGACTTGGGCATCGAGCCCGATCAGTTTCGCCTAGCTGTGGGCGAAGCCGCCGAAGGCAAGTTGACCCGTAGCTTAGCTGACGTTTTTGTGCAATTTTGCTACTACTATGATCCACAAGCCAATCGTTATTCGGCCGACGCCCGTCGCGTGATGGCCTTGGGCGGAGCCGCCTTCGCAGTACTGCTGCTAGGCTGCACGGCCCCGTTTTGGTTTAGTTCGAAAAAAGAACCGACTTCGACCCCACAACACGTCTCGCAGGTCGGTGCCACCGACCCCACCAATCAACCGACCTAAAGGCGCGAATCCGGATTGCGGAGCGGCAGCCGGCGGCTGATCGCATGTGAACACGCTAACAATTTGATGATTTTTGAGCACCTTCCCATGAATCTTAATTTACTACCTACTCTGTTTGCTGAGCATCAGGGCAGTTTTTGGTTTGCTCCTGCGGGGTCAACTTTTGCGGAAGAAACCGACTGGCTCTTCATGGTTCTGCTGTACATTTCGGGCTTCTTCTTCGTGTTGGTTGTTGGAGCCATGGTATGGTTCGCCATCAAGTTTCGACGACGCGCGGGTTATCAAGGCGACTCCACCGCGCTGCACAACAATGCGCTGGAGATTTTTTGGACTATCGTTCCAACCATTATCGTGTGCTGGATATTCTACCGAGGGGTACAGGGTTACATGGACATGACGAACCCACCTCCAGAAACTGTTGACATTAATGTGACCGCCAGCAAATGGAACTGGTCGTTTACCTATCCCAATGGTGCGGAGAGCAACGAGCTACACTTGCCGGTTGACAAATCTATTCGCTTGCGAATGCGATCCAACGACGTACTGCACTGCTTCTACGTGCCCGCGTTTCGCACCAAGCAAGACGTCGTGCCCGGACGTTTGAATGTGCTGTGGTTCCACACGATACTGGAAGGTAAATTCAAACTATTCTGCGCTGAATACTGCGGAGACAACCACAGCGAGATGCTGGCGGATGTTCAGGTTCATTCACAGGAAGACTACGAAAAGAAGCTAGCTGAACTGAACAAGCATCCCGAAGCGCCCGTGGCTCACGGCGAGTGGCTGTATGAGCGCCGGGGCTGCAAAGGCTGCCATTCCCTTGAGCCCGGTAAGGTCGTCATCGGCCCTAGCTTTGCTGGATCATGGAACAAGCAGTTCAACAATATTGACGGTCAGAGCGTGACGTTCGACGAACAGTACTTCATCGAGTCGGTCGAATCGCCGCAAGCCAAGATGAAGCCGGAGTTTGCGAAGGCATCGCAGATGCCGTCCTACAAGGGACGACTCAAGCCCAAGGAGATCGACGCTCTTATAGCTATGATTCGAGCTCTGGAGGATGGACAGATTACAGACGAAGAACGCAATGCCCTACCACCGCCAGAAGAAGTTCCCCAAGATGGTGCTGCCCAAGCAACCGCAACCAAGTAGATTGTTCAACACTAAAACCTGAAAAATTAAACCCCGGATTCAACTGACACTGGACTTTTGGCGGTTCGCATGGTCGAACCCTGACTGAAGTGAACATTGGAATCGGGGAGTATCGAATAACGACAAACGAGGACCAGGCCATGAGTGCAAGTGCAACCGCGCAAACTCAAAGTGCAAGCGATAATTATTTGTATAACACCCGAGGCTTTTTGAGCTGGGCCTTAACGCTGGATCACAAGCGCATCGGGTTGATGTACTTGGTCGGCGTTATGTCTGCGTTCATGTTGGGCGGGTTTTTGGCTCTGATTTTGCGAGCCCATTTGACTTCGCCAAACATGTCGTTCTTAACCAACCAGCAGTACAACCAAGTGTTCACGCTGCACGGCGCGATCATGGTGTTCCTGTTTATCATTCCCAGCGTTCCGGCGGCTCTGGGCAACTTCTTAGTGCCCGTCATGTTGGGTGCCAAGGATGTGGCTTTTCCGCGACTAAATTTGTGCAGCTTTTACCTGTGGGTCACGGGTGCGATTTTCTTCTTGGTCGCTCTGTGCTCGACCGGATTGGACACCGGCTGGACCTTTTATACGCCCTACAGCAACGAGTCCAAAGGGCCGGTCGTCGCAGCCACGATGGGCGTGTTTATTCTGGGATTTAGCTCGATTTTTACCGGGCTGAACTTCATTGTGACCATCAATACCATGCGACCACCTGGAATGACCTGGTTCCGCATGCCGCTGTTTCTGTGGGCTACCTATTCGACATCGATTATCCAAGTGCTAGCGACGCCGGTGATCGGAATTACCGTGCTGTTGCTGGCCGCCGAGCGCGTGCTGGGCATTGGCATTTTCGATCCCAAGCTGAATGGCGATCCGGTCACGTTTCAGCACTTCTTCTGGTTCTATTCACACCCGGCGGTATACATCATGATTCTGCCGGGCATGGGAATTATTTCCGAGCTGATGAGCGTGCACAGTCACAAAGGCATCTTCGGCTATCGCTTTATCGCGTATAGCTCGGTGGCCATTGCCCTATTCGGATTCTTGGTATGGGGCCATCACATGTTCACATCAGGCATGGCCTCCGTGACCACGATCATCTTCAGCGCGTTGACATTTACGGTCTCTATTCCATCGGCCATCAAGGTCTTCAACTGGCTGGCTACGATGTACAAGGGGACCGTGCAGTTAAACACGCCCATGTGCTATGCGCTGAACTTTATCTTCTTGTTCACCATTGGTGGTCTTACCGGTCTGTGGCTGGGTGCTCTGTCAACCGACCGACCGCTGCACGACACCTACTTCGTGGTAGCCCACTTTCACTATGTAATGATGGGCGGCACGATGGTCGGCTTTTTAGGTGGTGTCTTCCACTGGTGGCCCAAAATGACCGGCAAGATGTTTAACGAATTTTGGGGACGCGTCTCATGTCTGATTGTGTTCGTTGGCTTTAACATGACCTTCCTACCGCAATTTGTCATGGGCAGTCGGGGCATGCCACGCCGCTATGCCAAGTATCTGGACGAATTCCAGGCATTCCATGAATGGTCGACGTATGGTGCATTCCTGCTGGGTTGTGGTCTGTTCATCGCGCTGGGAGTGCTGATTCATTCGTTGCTACGAGGCAAGCAGGCACCTGAAAATCCATGGGGTGGTGCGACCTTAGAATGGCAGTGCTCATCGCCACCGCCGTTCTATAACTTCCATAGCGCTCCCACCGTCAACGATCCTTACAACTACAAGCCGTTGGTGTACCACGGCGAAGCAGGCTGGGAATATGTGCATCCGCAAAGCCCAACTGTTCCGCAGAGCGACACCGAGAAAGTTCACACTTAGAAAACGCAATTCCCATGTCACACGATCATGCCGGCCAAGGACACGAACACCCTTCGTTTCTGGCTCACCATTTTGACGATCCGGAGCAGCAGTACGATTCTGGCAAGTTGGGAATCTGGCTGTTCTTGGTAACAGAAGTCCTATTCTTCAGCGGGATGTTTTGCGCGTATGCTCTGTACCGTTCGCGCAATCCAGAGGTATTCAGCTTTGCCAGCCAATTCCTGAATACCAAACTGGGTGCTTTCAACACTGGGGTGCTGCTGTTTAGTAGCTTGACGATGGCCTGGGGGGTACGCTGTTCCCAACTGCGCCAGCGCGGTGGACTGGTGCTGTGCTTGGCGATCACGCTGTGGTGTGCTTCGATTTTCTTGGGCGTCAAAGCGGTCGAATACACTCACAAATGGGACCTGGGCTTGCTACCGGCCAGCATGTACCACTCGCAATATGCCCAGCCTCACGCAGATCACGGATCGTGGCAGCCGATTGCCGCCGTCACGGGACAGGTTCCCATGGATTGGTTGACGACGTTGTGTGTCCTGCCCGGACTGATCACACTGGGCATAGCGGTCTGGGCAATGCGGTGTTTTCTGAAACAAGACCGGCGCTTGATCGAGATCTCCGGGTCGTTGTTGCTTACCGGCGTGGCCTTTTTTGGCGGTGTGGCCATTGGCAAAGGATTTGAAGAGGCCGAGGCCCACGCGGCAGAACACTCGCATGCTGATGAAGCTGCGCACGTCGAACATGCTGCGCCTCAGCATGATTCGCAAGACGGCCATTCCGCAATTGCACCGATCACTACCGGTCACTTGGTGGCTACTAGTAGTTCGCCGGCCAAGACCAACCTTGGCGATGCGACCATTGAAATGGTGGATCAGAAGGGTGGAGCCGGACTGTTCTTCAGTATCTATTACTGCATGACAGGGGTTCACGCGATCCACATCATCGGCGGTATGATCGTGTTGACATGGCTGCTGGTAAGAGCCACCAAAGATGTCTTCCACGAACAGTACTTCGGTCCGGTAGATTACGTGGGCTTATACTGGCACTTGGTGGACTTGATTTGGATTTACCTGTTCCCGCTGCTGTATCTGATCCGCTAGGCGAACGGCAGTTGAAGCGATCATCCTTATAACGCAACAACATTACTAAGAAATCATTTTTACTAAGAAATCATTGCGATGTCAGATCACGCCTCACCTTCTCACGGCCAGCATCACGGCTTTTCGCATCCTATGCCCGTGTGGCAGCTGATCGCGGTCTTTTTGGCCCTGATTGTGCTGACGTTCCTAACTGTGTTTCAGGCAACGCTTGAACTGGGCAATATTGAACTGATTGCCTCGTTGATCATCGCTACCATCAAAGCCAGTTTGGTCATCCTGTTCTTTATGCACATGATCCACGACAAGCCACTCAATGCGATCTTGTTCATTGGATCATTCATCTTCGTGGCTCTGTTCTTAGGTTTCACCCTCATGGATGCCGGGGCGTATAACGACGTGATTGAACAGGTCGTCGTCGCACCGGACATTCCGGCCAATCCCATGCAGTAGCCGCCTGCTTGGCTGCGGCGAGGCTAGCCAGATGTAGCTACGTTGGCCAGAACGTGGACCGAACTATGCTAGCCAGCACCGGCAACAGATAAGCTTCGATTACTTGCCAGCCGGTGGACATTGGGCCAAGGTCAGCAGGGCGTAGGCGGTGACTAGATTGGGATCGCCTTCCATCCAGCGCGACGTCGGATTGACCCAGCTACCATCTTTGGCCTGCAAGCTATACAGCTTGCTTCGCAACTGCGACTTCCAGTCGTGCTGGTGGCCTCGGTCGTCGGTTAGGACATCTTGTCCAACGGCAGCCAGCGCCTTAGCCATGGTTTGATAGTAGTAGAACAGACCTTGCTGCCCCATGCCGGGATTGCTGTCCACATCATAGTTTTTGCGCAAGAACTCGGTGGCTGCGCGGACTCGAGGATCATCGGCGGTCAGACCGGCGTAGATCATGCTCTTGAGTCCTGCGTAGGACATGGATCCATACGAGCGCAGGCCACCGTCAGGCAGCGGCTCGGCTTTGGATTCGCCGCCACCGGCCACTGTATAAAAAAAGCCACCGTCGTTCACCTTGGCTGCATGCGGCGAGTCGTTGTACTGCGATTCCAGATTTTGGCAGCGTGACACGAAAATCAGCGCCTTCTGGATGGCTTCATCATCAGGCCCGCGTCCCAGCGACGTCAGCGATTCGATCAGAAAGCTGGTGTTACTGAGATCGGGACGCGACTGGGAATCGTATCCGCCACCACCGTAAGCCATGTTGCTGGGCTGAATTCCTTCGTCTTCATCCCACTGTATGCCGCGCACGAATTTTTCCGCTCCGGCCAGCACGGAATCCAGTCGCCCATCGCGGTTGGCCTGATGATAGGCCATGATGGCGATGCAGGTTTCGTAGTTGCGGTGTCGGGATTGCGGCGCATAAATCCCGCCATCGGGCTGAATATTCGCATCCAGAAATTCAAAAGCCTGCTTGATCATCGGATCCTCCGGTGCCACGCCGACTGCCAATAAACCGCTAACCACCAGCGCGGTTGGGCCAACACCGGCCTGACCAGAGAACGAACCATCGCGCGCCTGACCACGGACCCGTAGGTACTGGATGCTGCGATCGATCATTTGCCGATATTGGCTAAGGGCCTGGTCGAACTGTACCGCAGGTGCGGCCGGCTGGGCCACCGCAGTCATCGGGCTGAGGCAGACGCCTAGCAAGGCGGCTCGGAGTGGTTTATGAAACATGAAGTCCTCGCTAATGTTTTGACTTCCCCGGTGAGGGCTAGCTTACAGTATGACCAGCGCCTACCGTCTGGTGGCAGTGGCTACCGGAGACATTATAGGCCGCTAGGGATGGAATCAGCTAGCTGCCGACCTGAGGCAGTTCCATTAGAATATGTGTCTTTGGGTGTTCCCCATGGTCAAAACGCTTATGATTAAGACAAAATCCAATCGCATTGGCGAGCAAGTATTGCTGGCGGCCGGGGAGCTCAGCCAAGCCTGTCAGGCCCTAGATTTTTCAGGCTGTGCGGCCTGGGTCTACAATCCGTTGCAATACGCTTGGCAGGCACACCAGCAGTACATCCTGAAGTATGCTCGACGAAGCTGCCAAGTTGTCTTTTTAGGGATGAATCCTGGTCCCTGGGGCATGGCACAAACTGGCGTTCCG
Proteins encoded in this window:
- a CDS encoding terpene cyclase/mutase family protein, whose product is MFHKPLRAALLGVCLSPMTAVAQPAAPAVQFDQALSQYRQMIDRSIQYLRVRGQARDGSFSGQAGVGPTALVVSGLLAVGVAPEDPMIKQAFEFLDANIQPDGGIYAPQSRHRNYETCIAIMAYHQANRDGRLDSVLAGAEKFVRGIQWDEDEGIQPSNMAYGGGGYDSQSRPDLSNTSFLIESLTSLGRGPDDEAIQKALIFVSRCQNLESQYNDSPHAAKVNDGGFFYTVAGGGESKAEPLPDGGLRSYGSMSYAGLKSMIYAGLTADDPRVRAATEFLRKNYDVDSNPGMGQQGLFYYYQTMAKALAAVGQDVLTDDRGHQHDWKSQLRSKLYSLQAKDGSWVNPTSRWMEGDPNLVTAYALLTLAQCPPAGK